A portion of the Jaculus jaculus isolate mJacJac1 chromosome 5, mJacJac1.mat.Y.cur, whole genome shotgun sequence genome contains these proteins:
- the Taf5l gene encoding TAF5-like RNA polymerase II p300/CBP-associated factor-associated factor 65 kDa subunit 5L produces MKRVRTEQVQVAVSCYLKRRQYMDSEGPLKQGLRLSQTPEEMAANLAVHSESGCTNSVSAAPCQAEPQQYEVQFGRLRSFLTDSDSQHSHEVMPLLYPLFVYLHLNLVQSGPKSTVESFYSRFHGMFLQNASQKDIIEQLQTTQTIQDILSNFQLRAFLDNKYVVRLQEDSYNYLIRYLQSDNNTALCKVLAVHIHLDVQPAKRTDYQLYTSGSSSRNESSSLEPPDVPSPILQNEAALEVLQESIKRVKDGPPSLTTICFYAFYNTEQLLNTAEISPDSKLLAAGFDNSCIKLWSLRSKKLKSEPHHVDASRIRLACDTLEEEEDEEDSMGTEMKILRGHCGPVYSTRFLADSSGLLSCSEDMSIRYWDLGSFTNTVLYQGHAYPVWDVDISPYSLYFASGSHDRTARLWSFDRTYPLRIYAGHLADVDCVKFHPNSNYLATGSTDKTVRLWSAQQGNSVRLFTGHRGPVLSLAFSPNGKYLASAGEDQRLKLWDLASGTLFKELRGHTDSITSLAFSPDSGLVASASMDNSVRVWDIRSTGCSAPADGSSGELVGVYTGQMSNVLSVQFMACNLLLVTGITQENQEH; encoded by the exons ATGAAACGAGTGCGCACGGAGCAGGTTCAGGTGGCGGTATCCTGCTACCTCAAACGTCGGCAGTACATGGATTCGGAAGGCCCCCTGAAGCAAGGCTTGAGGCTGTCACAGACCCCTGAGGAGATGGCAGCCAACCTCGCAG TCCATTCAGAATCTGGTTGTACCAACTCAGTGTCTGCAGCCCCTTGCCAGGCAGAACCTCAGCAATATGAAGTACAGTTTGGACGACTGCGGAGCTTCCTCACTG ATTCGGATTCCCAGCACAGCCATGAAGTGATGCCTCTCCTCTACCCCCTCTTTGTCTACCTCCACCTTAATCTGGTTCAGAGTGGCCCCAAGAGCACAGTGGAAAGCTTCTATAGCCGCTTCCACGGGATGTTCCTGCAGAACGCCAGCCAGAAGGACATCATCGAGCAGCTGCAGACCACACAGACCATTCAGGACATTCTGTCAAACTTCCAGCTTCGTGCGTTCCTGGACAATAAGTACGTGGTCCGTCTCCAGGAAGACAGCTACAACTACCTTATCCGCTACCTCCAAAGTGATAACAACACTGCCCTGTGCAAGGTCCTCGCTGTACACATTCACCTGGACGTGCAGCCTGCCAAGAGGACAGACTACCAGCTCTACACCAGTGGCAGCTCTTCCCGCAATGAAAGCAGCAGCCTGGAGCCCCCAGATGTGCCCAGCCCTATTCTTCAGAACGAGGCCGCCCTGGAAGTCTTGCAGGAGAGCATCAAACGTGTCAAGGACGGgcctccctccctcaccaccaTCTGCTTCTATGCCTTCTATAACACGGAGCAGCTGCTGAACACTGCTGAGATCTCCCCTGACAGCAAGCTGCTGGCTGCTGGGTTTGACAACTCCTGCATAAAGCTCTGGAGCTTGCGGTCCAAGAAGCTGAAGTCAGAGCCCCACCACGTGGATGCATCCCGCATCCGCCTGGCTTGTGACACtctggaggaggag gaggatgaggaagacagCATGGGCACAGAGATGAAGATCTTGCGAGGTCACTGCGGCCCAGTGTACAGCACCCGTTTCCTCGCAGACAGCTCAGGGCTGCTTTCTTGTTCTGAAGACATGTCCATCAGGTATTGGGACCTGGGGAGCTTCACTAACACGGTGCTGTACCAAGGACACGCTTACCCAGTGTGGGACGTGGACATTAGCCCCTACAGCCTGTACTTCGCCAGTGGGTCCCATGACCGCACTGCCAGGCTGTGGTCCTTCGATCGGACGTATCCACTGAGGATATATGCAGGGCACCTGGCGGATGTGGATTGTGTCAAATTCCACCCCAATTCAAATTACTTGGCCACTGGCTCCACTGACAAGACCGTCAGGCTGTGGAGTGCCCAGCAGGGGAACTCAGTCCGGCTCTTCACAGGCCACCGTGGCCCTGTGCTCTCCCTCGCCTTTTCTCCCAATGGTAAGTACTTAGCATCTGCTGGTGAGGATCAGCGGTTGAAGCTGTGGGATTTGGCCTCAGGAACCCTTTTTAAAGAACTGAGAGGCCACACAGACAGCATCACCAGCCTGGCCTTCAGCCCGGACAGCGGCCTGGTTGCCTCAGCTTCCATGGACAACTCTGTGCGTGTCTGGGACATCAGGAGCACGGGCTGCAGTGCCCCTGCAGATGGCTCTTCAGGCGAACTTGTGGGTGTGTACACTGGGCAGATGAGCAACGTCCTAAGTGTGCAGTTTATGGCCTGCAACCTCCTCCTCGTGACTGGGATCACACAAGAGAATCaggaacattga